The Deinococcus aquaticus genomic interval CGGCTCCCACGCCTGCTCCCAGCACCGGCCAGAAACCCCGCGTGCTGCTGGTCGACGACGACATGGGGCAGGGTGCCGACGTGACGGGCGCGCTGCGCGACGCCATCAAGGCCAACGCGGTCAGCGGCGGGGCGTTCGTGTGGAACACCCAGTCGCAGGGTGCCGTGCCCCTGAGCGAGATGAAACGTGCCGATATCGTCGTGTGGGCGACCGGCGAGCAGTACCAGAACACCATCACGCCCGCTGATCAGAACACCCTACAGCAGTACGTGGCGGGCGGCGGGAATCTGCTGATCACCGGGCAGGACATCGGGTACGACATTGGTACGAGCGCCTTCTACACCGGCACCCTGAAAACCCGGTTCGTGGCCGACAGCAGCGGGAACACCAAGTTCGTGACCGGCGGCGCGTTCGGCAGCACGGCCTTCACCCTGAACGCTCAGGGCAGCGCCGGCAACCAGTACTACCCGGATGTGATCGCGGATCTGGGCGGGAGCGCCACCGTCGCCAGCTGGGGCACCGCGAACGCTACCGCCGGGACCATCACCGCGCAGAGCATCCGCGTGGATCCCAACAAGACCCGCGCCGCGCAGAAGGTGCAGGACCCGCGCGGTCTGGTCGAACGGATCGCCAGTAGCATCATCGGCGGCGTGCTGAACCAGATTCTGGGTGGTAACACCCAGGCGCAGAGCCAGAACCGCCCGCGCGTGAGTGCCCAGTCGGCCGGTGAGAACGCCGGAGCGATCGTCGCGAACGACGCCGGCAAGTACCGCACCGTCACCATGGGCTTCGGCCTGGAAGGCCTGACGCCCAACAGCCGCACTGTCCTGATGAAAACCAGCTTCGACTGGCTGATGAAGTAATCGCCAGGTGGCTGGGGGGCGGGGCGCTGATCCGGGCGTCCCGCCCCCCTCTGCCCGTGCCGGGTGGGCGCGGCCCAACGTTTCTTGGGTGGATTCCCACCCGGCTGCCGGTGCCCCTGCGTAGGGTGAGGGCATGACGACCCTGACGGACATCATGACCAGCGAACTGACGACCGTGGACCGCGGCGCGACCCTGAAAGAGGTGGCCCTGCTGATGCGCGAGCAGGACATCGGGAACGTCCTGATCATGGACGGCGACGCTCTGGTGGGCATCATCACCGACCGGGACATCGTGATCCGCGCCGTGGCGTACGGGCATGACCTGGGCAGCGAGGCCAGCGATTACGCCACCGGGAACGTGTTCAGCATGGACGCCAGCACCGACGTGGCCGCCGCCGCCAGCGAGATGGCCGGGCGGCAACTGCGCCGCCTGCCGGTCACGCGCGACGGCCGGGTGGTGGGGATCGTGAGCCTCGCGGACCTCGCCACGCGCGCCCGTACCGGCGTGGACGAGCAGGCTCTGCAGGGCATCAGCCAGCCGACCACCTGAACGCCGCGACAGGCACGCAGGACCAGACAGGGCGGCCCGACGTGCGTGACGGGGCCGCCCTTCACCGTTCCTTGAATGGGGTGGCCGCGCTTGACCTCGCGCGCACTCGAAGGCCTACGGTGGGTGCATGACTCCCATCAAGAGCCCCCTGGCCCCCCGCGCCGACGCCACCACCGTCCTTGCACACACTGACCTGCATGGCCGCACCGCCGTCGTGACCGGCGCGGCGTCGGGCCTGGGCGTGGAAACGGTGCGTGCCCTCCTGAGCGCCGGCGCGAGCGTGATCATGCCGGTGCGCGACACGGTGCGCGGGCAGCAGGTGGCCGACGAACTGGCCCGCGAGACTGGCAACGCGGCCGTGCAGGTCGTGCCCATGGACCTGTCGTCGCTGGCGTCCGTGCGGCAGGCGGCGGCGGCGATCCTGGCTGCCGCGCCCCGCATTCACATGCTGATCAACAACGCGGGCGTCATGGCCACCCCGCAGGGCCTGACCGCCGACGGCTTCGAAACGCAGTTCGGCACGAATCACCTGGGTCACTTCCAGCTGACCCGCCTGCTGCTGCCGGCCCTGCTGGCCGCCGCGCCCGCCCGCGTGGTGTCCCTGAGTAGCAGCGCGCACCGCCTCAGCGACATCCGCTGGGACGACCCCAACTTCCAGACCACTCCCTACGATCCCTGGCAGGCGTACGGGCAGAGCAAGACCGCCAACGCCCTATTCGCCGCAGAACTGAACCGCCGCTACGGCCCGCAGGGCGTCACCGCGAACGCCGTTCACCCCGGCGGTATCATGACCGGCCTGCAGAAGCACATGCCGGAGGGCGAGGCGCAGCGCCGGGGCTGGATCGACGAGAACGGCGTGCCCAACCCCGCCTTCAAGACGCCCGCGCAGGGGGCCAGTACCAGTGTGTGGGCCGCCACTGCCCCCGAACTGGACGGCGTGGGCGGCCTGTTCCTGGAAGACCTGCAACAGAGCACTCCGCTGGACGAGGCGAACCCCAGTCCCCTGTTCGGGTACAAAGCCCACGCGCTGGACGCGGATAGCGCCCGTCGCCTGTGGACGCTCAGCGAGCAGATGATCGAACAGACCGGGCAGTAAACCAGGACAGAAGAACGCCCCCGACGTGGCTGCTCGGGGGCGTTCGGGCGTTCCAGGGTTACCCCAGGTCGCGCAGTCGCCGGTACAGCTCCTTCTGCTCGTCGCTGAGGGCAGCGGGCACCGTGACGTTTAGGCGCACGTACAGGTCGCCGCGCGTGCCGTCCTTTTTCGGCCAGCCCTGCCCGCGCAGCCGCATGCGCCGCCCGCCGCTGCTGCCCGGGGGCACGCTCAGGTTGCCCTTGCCGCCCAGGGTCTGCACGGTCACGTCACCGCCCAGCGCCGCGAGCGGAGCGGGCACGTCCACGCTGGTCGTCAGGTGATCGCCGTCCAGTTCGAAGCGGGCGTCTTCCAGCACGCGGATGGTCAGCAGCACGTCCCCGCCGCCCGGTCCCTGCCCGGCCAGCCGCAGGCGGGCGCCGTCGCGCGTTCCGGCCGGGACGCGCAGGCTCAGGCGTTTGCCGTCCACGTTGATGACCTCATCCGAACCGCCGAACGCCTCGGCCAGCGTGACCTGCAACTCGCCTTCCACATTCTGCACGAAGCGCCGCCCGCCGCCCATCCCGCCGCCGCCCAGCAGGTCTTCCAGGTTGACCTGCGCGCCGCCCGGGAATCCCTGGCCCGCGCCGCCGCGCCGCCCGGTCTGCCCGAACAGCCCCTGGAAGAAATCACTGAACTGTCCCGGGTCGAAGCCCGAGAAGTCCCCGCCCTGAAACCCGCCGCCCGCGCCGGGGCCGCCGTAACCGGGCGGGACCTGCCCCGTGTGCCCGAACTGGTCGAACACCTGCCGTTTCTCGGGGTCGGAGAGTACGGCGTACGCCTCGCCGATCTCCTTGAACCGCTCGGCGGACTTCTCGTCCCCGGCGTTCTTGTCCGGGTGGTACTGCTTGGCGAGTTTGCGGTACGCGCTCTTGATGTCCGCCTCGGATGCCCCGCGGGAGACGCCGAGCACGTCGTAGTAATCCTTGTAAGCCATGTGCGCCTCCTTCAGGCGAATGAGGACGGTGGATTCAGCTCAGTGGGTTCAGATGATCCCGTTTCAGGTAGTCATGAGGTCGCGGTACAGCGCCTCGACCTTCGCCCGTGCCCACGGCGTGCGCCGCAGGAACTTCAGGCTGCTCTGGACGCTCGGATCGAACTGAAAGCAGCGGACCGGGACCATGCGGGCCAGTTCGTCCCAGCCGTACGCCTCGTGCAGCCGCTCGACGATCATGGCGAGCGTCACGCCGTGCAGCGGGTCACCG includes:
- a CDS encoding CBS domain-containing protein; its protein translation is MTTLTDIMTSELTTVDRGATLKEVALLMREQDIGNVLIMDGDALVGIITDRDIVIRAVAYGHDLGSEASDYATGNVFSMDASTDVAAAASEMAGRQLRRLPVTRDGRVVGIVSLADLATRARTGVDEQALQGISQPTT
- a CDS encoding DnaJ C-terminal domain-containing protein translates to MAYKDYYDVLGVSRGASEADIKSAYRKLAKQYHPDKNAGDEKSAERFKEIGEAYAVLSDPEKRQVFDQFGHTGQVPPGYGGPGAGGGFQGGDFSGFDPGQFSDFFQGLFGQTGRRGGAGQGFPGGAQVNLEDLLGGGGMGGGRRFVQNVEGELQVTLAEAFGGSDEVINVDGKRLSLRVPAGTRDGARLRLAGQGPGGGDVLLTIRVLEDARFELDGDHLTTSVDVPAPLAALGGDVTVQTLGGKGNLSVPPGSSGGRRMRLRGQGWPKKDGTRGDLYVRLNVTVPAALSDEQKELYRRLRDLG
- a CDS encoding VF530 family DNA-binding protein, whose product is MVDPEDKTASAEAPAAPSTIHRSPSGDPLHGVTLAMIVERLHEAYGWDELARMVPVRCFQFDPSVQSSLKFLRRTPWARAKVEALYRDLMTT
- a CDS encoding oxidoreductase, with the translated sequence MTPIKSPLAPRADATTVLAHTDLHGRTAVVTGAASGLGVETVRALLSAGASVIMPVRDTVRGQQVADELARETGNAAVQVVPMDLSSLASVRQAAAAILAAAPRIHMLINNAGVMATPQGLTADGFETQFGTNHLGHFQLTRLLLPALLAAAPARVVSLSSSAHRLSDIRWDDPNFQTTPYDPWQAYGQSKTANALFAAELNRRYGPQGVTANAVHPGGIMTGLQKHMPEGEAQRRGWIDENGVPNPAFKTPAQGASTSVWAATAPELDGVGGLFLEDLQQSTPLDEANPSPLFGYKAHALDADSARRLWTLSEQMIEQTGQ